One segment of Lycium ferocissimum isolate CSIRO_LF1 unplaced genomic scaffold, AGI_CSIRO_Lferr_CH_V1 ctg6041, whole genome shotgun sequence DNA contains the following:
- the LOC132045164 gene encoding protein RKD1-like, producing MQGNSGHYAIDHQYDFAFDAANNPLMMDCTLEDPFYSSFYNPTPGMWGEMSGGFGLSTQLLGRTENQELLLCDRNQENIMTNDRVEGIITEKGKQKMLSRETISKYFYMPIIQAAKELNIGVTFLKIRCRDLGIRRWPHRKLMSLQTLIKNVKELKGGEGNGMEQKWKDVIDSLEEEKKRMEEIPDMELEEKTKRLRQYCFRANHKKRRLMGMAELQASFGTSCDSGPIRRQ from the exons ATGCAAGGTAATTCGGGACACTACGCTATCGATCATCAGTATGATTTCGCTTTTGATGCTGCTAACAATCCTTTGATGATGGATTGTACTCTTGAAGAtccattttattcatctttttataaccCTACCCCAG GGATGTGGGGTGAAATGAGCGGTGGATTTGGATTAAGTACCCAATTACTTGGAAGAACTGAGAACCAGGAATTGCTGTTATGTGacagaaatcaagaaaatataatGACTAATGATCGTGTTGAGGGAATTATAACGGAAAAAGGGAAGCAAAAAATGTTGTCTCGAGAAACAATTTCAAAGTACTTTTATATGCCAATAATTCAAGCAGCCAAGGAACTTAATATTGGGGTGACATTTTTGAAGATAAGATGTAGGGATTTGGGAATTCGAAGGTGGCCACATAGGAAGTTAATGAGTCTTCAAACATTAATCAAGAATGTTAAG GAATTGAAGGGGGGGGAAGGAAATGGTATGGAACAAAAGTGGAAGGATGTGATAGATTCATtagaggaagagaagaaaaggatgGAAGAAATTCCAGACATGGAACTtgaggagaaaacaaagagattAAGGCAATATTGTTTCAGGGCTAACCACAAGAAGAGAAGGCTTATGGGTATGGCGGAATTGCAGGCTTCTTTTGGTACTTCTTGCGATAGTGGTCCGATTCGGAGACAATGA